A segment of the Devriesea agamarum genome:
TCGACCGCCGCACTGCGGTCTGACCGCCTAACCACGGCCAGACCGCCGTGTCACCACACATGGCCTTGACGCCTGGGGTTAGTCTGGGCGCTCGCCGACAAAGGCCGTTTTCTCCTCCCCGATAGTGGTGTCCTCACCGTGGCCGGTGTGCACAACCGTGTGACTGGGGAGCACGAACAAGCGTTCCTGGATGGAGCGTTCGATTGTCGGGCGGGATGAGAAAGACCTGCCTGTTGCGCCCGGACCACCCTGGAAAAGGGTGTCGCCGCTGAAAATCGTGGACAGCGCCGGTACGTAATAACAGACAGATCCGGGAGAGTGGCCCGGGGTGTGAATCACCGTGATGACGGCGTCGTCTCCGAGCGGGAATTCGTCGCCGTCTCGAACGTCCCGGTCCCATGGTCGGTTGGGATGGGTGAGGTTCCATAGGGGTTGATCATCCGGGTGCAAGCACAGCGGGGCGTGAAACTGATCGGCCAGAGCTGGGGCGCACGCAACATGATCGTCGTGGGCATGGGTGAGCAATACGCCGAGGACGCGGCGATCCCCAACCAGGTTCGCTACGGCCTGGGTATCATGCGGCGCATCGAACACATAGCAATCGTCGTCATCTCCGATCACCCACGCGTTATTGTCCACATTGAAGGTTTCCCCATCCAGGGTGAAGGTTCCGCTGGTGACGGTGTGGTCGAGACGGATAGGTCCTGCCATGTCATGCTCCTGGTGTTCTCGGTGTGGTGGGCACGGGCGGGTTAATCGAACATCACGACGCTGCGCAGAACAGAACCGTCATGCATTTTGGTGAAAGCGTCCTCCACATCGTGCAGAGAGCAGGTCTCGCTGACGAAGGTATCCAGTGGTAACCGGCCCTGGAGGAACAGATCGATGAGGTAGGGGAAATCGCGCTCGGGCAGGCAGTCGCCGTACCACGAGGATTTCAATGCGCCACCCCGGCCGAAGATGTCCGCCAGCGGCAGTGTGAGCTCCGCTTCCGGATGCGGGACCCCGACCAGTACTACTCGTCCGGCGAGGTCACGCCCATAAAACGCTGCACGGTAGGTTTCGGGCCGGGCCACGGCGTCGATCACCACATCGGCCCCGAACCCGCCGGTCAGTTCGCGAATGGCCTCGGCAACCTGTTCTGGATTCATCTTCGCGGTGTTGACCGTGTGAGTGGCACCGACTTGGCAGGCGGCTGCGAATTTTCGTTCGTCGACATCGAGCGCGATGATGGTGGTGGCCCCTGCGAGCTGAGCTCCCGCGATCGCCGCATCACCCACGCCGCCGCAGCCGATCACCGCCACGGACTCACCGCGTTGGACTGCACCGGTGTTAACTGCGGCACCGATTCCCGCCATCACTCCGCAGCCCAGCAGCCCTGCAACTTCCGGCGGGGCCGTGTCATGAACCCGGGTGCACTGCTTTTCATGGACGAGGGTTTTCTCGGCGAAGGCCCCGATGCCAAGCGCTGCCGTCAGCTCTGTTCCGTCGGTCAGCGTCATGGGCTGGGAGGCATTGTGGGTGGAAAAGCAGTATTCGGGAACACCCTTGCGGCAGGCTCGGCACTGCCCGCATACGGCGCGCCAGTTGAGGATGACGTAGTCCCCAACCTCCACCATGCTGACCTGTGAACCGACGTGCGCGACCTTGCCGGCCGCTTCATGCCCGAGCAGAAACGGGTAGTCGTCGGTAATAGCGCCGTTGCGATACGACAAGTCGGTATGGCACACCCCGCAAGCCAGGACATCGACGACCACATCGTGTGGTCCAGGATCGGGGATGAGAATGTCGACGAGTTCGGTCGGTTCATGAGCGGTCCGGGAGACCACTCCCTTAACGGTCCACGGCATTGGTGACCTCCTTATGTGATGGGTCACTCCAGGCTAACCAATGCTTATGACACGGCAGGTGATCGAGCGGGTTGAATGTCCCGCAGAGTTGTAAAGATGCCTGGTCGTAGTGACCGGATTAGAATGGCTGATGGTCCGGCCGCCGTGCGTGAGATGCGGATGAGGCCGCCCCACACAACGGAAGGCCCCATCATCGTGACACCCAGTCCTGACAGCACGCCCTCAGGCGAGGGCGGAAGCGCCATCACCCCCACGTCTACGCCCACTCATGGCGGTTCGTTCGACACGGATATCACCCCCGAGGTGATTGACGCCGCCGTGTGCGCGGCGCTCGCCGACATCGAGCAGGCATCCGGCACTGCTGAACTCAAAACGGTCCGCCAACGCCATATCGGCGATGGATCCGTGCTCGCAACGGCGGGACGGCGAATTGGCGCGCTTCCCAAAGAACTGAAAGCCAGTGTCGGCAAGTTGGTCGGCCAGGCGAAAGGCCGGGTCAATAAGGCGCTAGCCGACCGGCAGGCCGTGCTTTCCCGTCAGGAAGAAGAAGCGGCGCTGGCTGCGGAGACGGTTGATGTCTGCCTGCCCACGGATCGGAACCCGCGCGGCGCGTTGCACCCGCTGAGCATTTTGTCTGATCGGATCGCTGATTTCTTTGTCGGTCTCGGCTGGGAGATTGCCGAAGGACCCGAGATTGAAGCTGAGTGGTTTAACTTCGATGCGCTGAACTTCGATGTTGACCACCCGGCGCGTCAGATGCAGGACACGTTCTACGTCGCTTCATCGACTCACCAAACTGGTGCTGCCGGTGGGGACGGTCATAACGGTCGCGGTGCCGAGGTGGCGCAGGGCGCTGATGCCTCCGGCGCTGCAGAGCAGGCCAGTGGCCTGGTGTTGCGCACGCATACCTCCCCGGTTCAGGCGCGTTCCCTGCTGGAACGGGGTGTTCCGCTGTATATTGCGTGCCCCGGTCGGACGTTTAGAACCGATGAACTGGATGCTACCCACACCCCGGTGTTCCACCAGGTGGAGGGCCTTGCTATCGATGAAGGTCTCACGATGGCGAATCTGAAAGGCACCCTGGATGCGTTTGCTGCGGCGATGTTCGGTCCCGGGACGCTGACCCGTCTGCGGCCTAGCTACTTCCCGTTCACGGAGCCGAGCGCTGAAATGGACTTTAGGTGCTTTGCCTGCACCGCGCGCAACGGTTTGGATCACGACGCAGCGCCGGACTGCCGAGTCTGTGGCGGAACCGGATGGATTGAATGGGGTGGCTGCGGCATGGTGAACCCGGCGGTTCTGCGGGCCTGCGGGATTGACCCTGAGCGTTACCAGGGGTTCGCATTCGGTATGGGAATCGAACGCACCCTGATGTTGCGCAACGGGGTTCAAGATATGCACGACATGGTGGAGGGCGATGTCCGCTTCTCCCAGCACTACGGGACGGAGATCTGAAATGCCTCGCATTCCCCTGACCTGGCTCGCTGACCATGTGCGCCTAGGCGAAGGTGCCCGTGGCAGTGGCCAGGCGACGGCTGAAGCTGTGGCCGCTGATCTCGTGTCGGTGGGCCTGGAAGAAGAAGCGATTTACGGTGCGCAGGTTACCGGTCCGCTGGTGATTGGCCAGGTTCTCGATCTGGTGAAAGAACCCCAGAAAAATGGGAAAACCATTAATTGGTGCCGGGTTGACGTGGGGCCTGACCACAATCATGAGCACGACAATCCCAAGGATCCTCAGCCCGGTGATGAGCGTCCGAGTCGTGGGATCATCTGCGGTGCCCACAACTTTGTGCCCGGAGATTTCGTGGTGGTGTCCCTTCCCGGAACGGTGCTTCCCGGCCCGTTCCCAATCGCCGCTCGGAAAACCTACGGGCATATTTCAGATGGGATGATTTGTTCCACCGCCGAGCTTGGCCTGGGTGAAGACCCCGAGGACGGCATTATCGTGCTGGGGCGCGGCATTGCCGAGGGGATGACGGCAAAGCCTGGGGACGACGCCATTGCGCTCTTCGGCCTGGGTGAAGAGGTCGTCGAGATTAACGTGACCCCAGACCGCGGATACTGCTTCTCTATGCGCGGGGTTGCGCGTGAATACTCCCACGCCACCGGCGCCGAGTTTTCCGATCCAGTGCTCAGCATTGACGTGCCGCCAGCTGCCGGAGATTCCGTACCGGTAGAGCTCGCCGATGAGGCACCGATCCGCGAGCAGGATGGCTGCTCCCAGTACATCGCCCAGCTGGTGACTGGGGTGAATGCGAAAGCGCCGAGTCCGCGCTGGATGCAGCAGCGCCTCACCCTCGCCGGGATGCGTCCCATTTCTTTGATCGTGGACGTCGCGAACTATGTGATGCTGGATCTGGGGCAGCCATTGCACACTTTCGATGCGGCGCGGTTGTCGGCGCCGATTGTGGTGCGCCGGGCCCGCGTCGGTGAAGTGCTCACCACGTTGGATAATGTGCGACGAACGTTGCACCCCGAGGACCTGGTGATCTGCGACAGCGAAGGCGGGCACGGCGAGCGCGTGTTGGCCATCGCCGGGGTGATGGGGGGCGCGAGCACCGAGGTCACAGACGAGACCACCGACGTGCTGATCGAAGCGGCCACGTTCTCCTCCTTCAGCATCGCGCGGTCGGCTCGCAGGCATAAGTTGCCCAGTGAAGCCTCGAAACGGTTTGAGCGGGGAGTTGATCCCGCTCTGGCCGAAGTCGCCGCGATCCGAGCCGCCCAGCTGATCGCTGAATATGGCGGCGGAACTGTGGACGCTACGAGGACGGTGGTTGGATCCCAGCGGCAGCCAGAACCAATTGACCTCGATATGAAGGCTGCGGCCAACCTGGTCGGGGTCGAGTATTCGCGCGAAGAGATTGTCGACAGCCTGAGGATGCTGGGATGCCACATCCAGGCCGCACCCGCCGCGGATGCTCCGAATGATGCTGGTCCTGGCGCTGAAGTAAGCAATCATGACTCCGGTTCAGATCAGCTGCACCAGATCGATGTGCTGCGCGTGACACCGCCGACCTGGCGCCCAGATCTAAAGCATCGGGAAGATCTGATCGAAGAAATCGCGCGGCTCAACGGGTATGACCGGATCCCATCCGTTCTTCCCAAGGCTCCGGCAGGAGGCCGGGGGCTGACGCTCGCACAGCGTCGCCGCCGCACCGTCGCTTTGACCCTCGCTGAAAAGGGTCTGACCGAGGTGCTGTCGTATCCCTTCACCGGTGAGGCCACGTTTGAAGCGCTCGGATATGCCGAGGATGATCGGCGCCGGGACACGGTTCGGCTCGCCAACCCAATCTCCGAGGCAGACGGAAGCATGCGCACCGAGCTGCTCCAGACGCTGCTCCCGGTGGCGCGCCTCAATATCGGTCGAGGCGCTGACGATGTGGCTCTGTTCGAGATCGGTTTGGTGTCGGCACCGTCATCGGCGGGACCAGTTCCTTCGCTGGAGGTGGCACAGCGCCCCAGCGATGAGCAGCTCGCGCAGCTTGCAGCCGCAGTGCCGGCGCAGCCGCGTCATCTAGCAGCGGTGATAGGTGGGCCAACGGGTAAATCGTCGTGGTACGGGCCCGCCCGGGTGGCAGATTGGTCCGACGCCGTAGACGCGGCGCGACGAGTGCTCGACAGCATCGGTGTGGTCTATGACGTCGTCCAGACTGAGCGGGCCCCGTGGCATCCGGGCCGTTGTGCTGAGCTGCGTGCTCAGGACGGCACCGTCCTCGGATATGCTGGTGAGTTGCATCCGCGCGTTGCTAAAGCCTTCGGGTTGCCACACCGCACCAGTGCCTGCGAGCTCAGCCTGGATGCTGCGTTTGCGGCTGCGCCCGATCTGGTGCCAGCCGAACCGCTATCGACCTACCCGGTGGCAAAAGAAGACTTCGCTTTTGTGGTGGACCAGACCATGCCGGCTAGCGCCATCGAGGCGGCAATCACCGCAGGCATCGGGGATGTGCTCGAAAGCGTGCGCCTGTTCGACGTTTATGTGGGTGAACAGGTGGGCGAGGGGAAGAAATCCCTGGCGTTTGCTGTGCGTTTACGTTCTGCTGAGGGAACCCTCACCGCGGACCAGATCGGTGCTGCTCGTGAGCGCTGTATCCGCGCCGTCCAGGCGATTGGTGGTGTTCTGCGCGCCTGAGCGGGTGAGAGATCAATGAGAAGGGCCGGGGGCGATATGCCCCCGGCCCTTTCATGTCACCGGTGCGCAAGTGCTACCTCACCGGTTCGTCACCGACAGACGGTTTATTTCTTGGACGGCTCGAAGTCCCGGACGGTGCCGATGATGTTGTTCCATCCGGTGATGCGCGGGAAGTAATCGATCTCGTCAGCTTTCTTGAGACCGCTCCATTTCTTCGTTGAGTACATACCACCGGCGCCGTTATTTTGAACCGGAATGTACGGTGCTTCGTCAGCGATCGCCTTCTGCACGATCTGGCAGAGCTCAGCTAGTTTCTTGGTGTCTTCCAAAGGCGTGTTCATCATCTCCAGGATGGCATTGCTGACCGCTTCCGGAGTCTTCCAGCGACCGTAGTTGCCGTCGGCCTTTTCGTCGCCGACCTGGTAGAACTTGGTGAGGCGGTACATGGCGAAGGCTTGGAAGGCGCCGCCCGCAGCATTGGTTGTCCACAAGCCGAGGTCGTAGTCGCCCTTCGACTGTGCAGGACCGTACACTTCCTTGGGCAGCGGAGTGAACTTGATATCCAGCCCCAGGTTTTTCTTCCACTGGTCGCACACCACGGGCATGGTGGCCATCTCCACCGCATTGTCATTTGAAATGTGCAGCTGCAAAGGATAGGACTTTCCATCCTTGACCAAGTTGCCGTTTTCGATGGTCCAGCCCGCATCCTTGAGCTCTTTCTTAGCCTGTTCGACATCGGGGGTGAGAGGCTTTTGGTACTCGGGCAGCAGCATGTCCTTGTAGATCACTGGATCCAGACCGGTAATGCTCGGAACCGTGTAGTCGATACCACCCGCCTTGGCCACGATATTCATATCCACCGACGCGCGCAGTGCCTTGCGTACGGCAACGTCCGAGCAGGGCAGACGGTGCGCGGCCATGATGATGCCACGGGTGGAGCCGTCTGGGTAGTAGCGGTACCCGTTGTGAGGATCGCGCGGGACGAAGCTGTTGAGCAGGCCGGGGGCTCCGCCTTCGGCCCAGTCCACTTTGCCGTCACTGATCTGGGACTGGATGTTGCCTGCCTGTCCTGCCGGAACTAGGCGTACTTCTTTGACGCCCTTGGTTTTCTCGCCCCAGTAGTCATCGCGAATCGTGATCGTGATTTCCTGATTAGCGAAGCTCTTAAGCTTGCCCGGACCGGTACCCACCGGGTTTTTGTCGATAAAGGACTTGCGGTCAACGTTTTTGTAGATGTGTTCGGGGAAAATGGGGTAGTACAGCGAGAGCGGTAGATCCTCGGCGTACTGCGGCTCGTTGTAGTGCAGTACCACGGTGTACTCATCGGGGGTTTCGATGGGCGATTTGAGGAACTCGTAAGTGCCTTCGGCGTTCTTCTCCGGCGAGGGCGGTCCGAACACGAAGTCGTAGGTGAAGGCGACATCTTTGGAGGTAAACGGTTTGCCGTCGTTCCAGGTGACGCCTTTGCGTAGGGTGTAGGTGGCAACTTTTCCACCGTCGGTGTACACCACTTTTTCGGCGAGGTGCGGTACCAGCTTCATGCCGTTTTTGGATGAGATGCGGAAGAGCGTTTCAAAGAACAGACTGGTTCCGGCCGCCGTTTCGCCGCCGCCGTAGGAGTTGAAGTTCTCCGGGAACATGTTCGAGGTGCTCACCTGCGTGCCGATGGTGAGGACACCGTCATTGTTGATCGTGCCTTGCATCTCACGGGCGCCGGAGTCCGCTGAGGGAGCTGCGCCTTTGTCTTTAGATGAGCCGCAGGCCGCCAGAGCGGGGACGGTTACGGCGACTGCTCCGAGCATGAGTACGCGCCGCCTGGAAAGACCGGAGCGGGGATCCTGAGGGGTCATGATGTTATCTCCTTCGATATGGGTGGGGGATACTGCGGGTGGGTGGTAAAGGATCGGGTTGAGGTTGTGATGCTTTCTCTTCGGGTGAGAACTTTGAGTGGGTTTAGTCAGATGAGTTCGGTGTGTGGTGAACCTCAGCTAGTCCCGGGTAAAAGCAGGGTTATTCTCAGCGAGCCAGCAGGTGACCATCCGCCCGCTAACTCGGTCATCGAACTTCGGCAATGGCGAATCGGTGCACTTGGGCATCGCCAGGGGACAGCGGGAGGCAAAGCGGCAGCTGGTGACTTCGATGGAGTTGTCCACGGGCTGCACATCGGAGATGCGGGTGGTGATCGGTTTGCCGGAGCCTTTATAGCGGGCCGGGTCTGGGGCCGCGTTGAGCAGCAACGAGGTATAGGGGTGAATGGGGGAGGAAATGATGTCTTCGGTGGGGCCGCTCTCCACAAGCTTTCCGCCGTACATCACGTTGATGCGGTCGGAAAGGTACCGGGCACTGGCGATGTCGTGGGTGATGTAGAGGATGGCGACGTTTTCGCTCTCGCGCAGGTCCTTGAGGAGGTTCAGCACGTCTAAGCGGATCGAGGCGTCGAGCATCGAGGTGGGTTCATCGGCTAGCAAAACGCTGGGATTAACGGCGAGCCCGCGCGCGATCGCGATGCGTTGCCGCTGTCCGCCAGATAGATCCGTGGGATAGCGGTCAAGATAGCGCGAGGCAGGCGTCATGTTGACCTTACCGAGGAGCTCTAGCAGACGTTCTTTAATCGCCGTTCGACTGAGCTTGGGGAAGTGGATTTTCACCACGCGCGATAAGATCGTGCGGTTTTTCTTCAAGCCGTTCAATGAGGCGAAGGGGTCTTGGTAGATCAGTTGGACATCGCGGTAGTAGGCGCGGCGGGCACGCTGGCCCTTAATCTTGATCGGTTTGCCGTTAAACAGAATCTCACCGCTAGTTGCCTTGTAAATAAGTGCGAATAAGCGGGCGATCGTGGTTTTTCCGGAGCCAGATTCTCCGACCAACGCGCTGATTTGCCCCGGATAGAGTTTGAGATCTACTCCGTCGAGTGCTCGAATGGTTACTTTGCGTCCGGAGGCGTCGGTGCCAGGAAAGTGGAGTTTAACATTGCGGGCTTCCAGCACCGGGACCTGGTCCTCGGGTCGCGGCGAGGCCGCCGACTGCTCATGGGTAAGTGATTGAGTCATCGCGCATCTCCCACCGGTTGAGGGTCAGTGTGACCTGGAGTTTCGGAGTCTTGGATGGGGTTGTCGGCCAGAGCCCGTTCGCCCTGCTGATGGACGATCTCCTCGGAACTGAGTTCGCCATTGGAGAAAAAGCAGGCTGACCGGCCGCCTGGGATATCGCGCAGCTCGGGAATGCGCTCGTGGCAGATGGGCATCGCCACATCGCATCGGGGAGAGAACGCGCAGCCTTTGGGGAGGTCGAGCAGATCGGGTGGTGACCCTGGGATGCCCTGGAGCCTCCGCACGGGTTCCGATAGCGGTGGGAACGCGCGGCGTAGAGCACGCGTGTAGGGGTGCTTGGCGGATTCGTGGAGGCGTTTGGCGGTTCCGATTTCCACGATTTTGCCGCCGTACATGATGGCGATCTTGTCGGAGATTTCCAGGAGCAGCGACAGGTCGTGGGTGACGAAGACGATCGCGAATCCGAGTTCGGCTTGGGCACTTAGAAGCTGCTGCAGAATTTGGCGCTGCATCACAACGTCCACCGCGGTGGTCGGCTCATCCATGAGGACGAGATCCGGGTTGCAGGCAAGGGACAGCGCGATCAACGCGCGCTGTTGCATTCCGCCGGAGAGCTGGAATGGGAACGCGGTGAGTCGTTCGGAGGATATTCCGACCAGGGAGAGCAACTCGCCAGCCCGGGCCATGGCGGCTTTGCTCGACAGTTCTTTGTCGTGGCGTTGGAGGACGTCGGTGAACTGTTCACCGAGTCTAATGACCGGGTTGAGGCAGGCCATGGCGGACTGCATGACGATGGAGATGTTGCTCCAGCGATACGGTTCGAGCTCTTCTTCGCTGAGGGCGACGAGGTCGACGCGGGGGCTGCCGTCGGTGGGGTGCAGCCAGATCTCCCCGGCGGACGTGGCGGCGGGCATGCGCTGAAGTCGGCCGAGGGCATTTAGCAGCGTTGATTTGCCGCTGGCTGACTCACCGGCGACCCCCAGGATTTCTCCGCGACGCAGGGTGAAGGTGATATCGTCGCAGGCCCGAATATTTCCGTCCTCGGTGACGTAGTCCACGCACAGTCCTTGGACGTCGAGCAGAACCGGGGAGGTTTCCAGACGCTGGAGGATCTGTTCCTCGGTTTCGTGGACGGTCACGTTGGAGTGGGTGTGCGGGTTGGTATCGCCGGTCGTGGTGGTGTGGGTGAGGGTCATGATGCGCTCACCGCTTCCGGGGCGGCCGGGGCTGCGGTTTTCACCGCTGCCTTTCGGTTTTTGTCTCGGACGAATTTGCGCATCAGCTTCATTCGTTTGGTGGACAGAGTCGGGTTGGTAATTTCGTCAAGGCCGAAGTTGATCATGGTGGTGGCGAAACCTACGAGTGCTAGGGCCATGCCTGGCGGGACGAACCACCACCACATGCCACGGAAGAGTGCGTTTTGGGTCATTGCCCAGTTAATCATCAGGCCCCAAGACGGTTGGGAGGGGTCACCGATGCCGAGGAAGGCGAGGGATGCCTGCATGTTGACCCCTGCTGCGATCAGCGTCAGGAACATCGGGGAGATGACGCCGAGCAGGTGTGGCATCACTTCGACCAGGATGATTCGCCACTGGGATTCACCGACGGTGCGCAGGGCGGTGGTGAAGTCTCGTCCGCGCAAGCTCATGGTCTGGGCTCGAATCATGCGAGCGCCGCCAGACCATTCGAGGCAGGCGATCACGATGGAGACCAGAAGCCAGTTACTGCTTTGGGTGGCAGCGGCGATGATGAACAGGATGGCGAAGGTCGGGATGGTGGTGAAGACCAGGATAAATCCGTTGAGGATACGATCCATGACTCCGCCGGCGAACCCGGCCCAGGCTCCGATGACCACGGTGAGGATGGTGCCGAGGATAGCGGAGGTGAGTCCGACGAAGATGGAGGTTTGGGTTCCGACCAGCATCCAAACCAATACGTCTTGTCCGGCGCTGGTGGTGCCGAGCCAGTGGTCTGTGTCCGGGGGGAGCCCGCCGATGGTGTTGTAGTCGATGTCGGCAGGGCTCATATTCAGAACATGGGTGGCAAAGGGTTGACCGGCGAACGCCACCAGAATGAACAGACCCATGATGCCGAGTCCGATTTGGACTTTACCAATGGAGAGGAATCGCTTCAGCATGGCAGCCTCACCGTGATTCTCGCGTGCGCGGGTCGAGGACGACGTAGACGGAGTCCGCAATGAAGTTGAAGAAGAGTGTCATGAAGATAAAGATCAGCATGATCCCCTGCATGACCGGGTAGTCGCGGGCCCCTTGCGCGCCCTGAAGTAGCGAGCCGATTCCGGGGTAGAAGAACACGGTTTCCGCGAGCACAACGGCGGTGAGGGAGCCGCCGATGCGCTGCGCGAGTCCGGTGAAGTTGGGTAGCAGAGCGTTGCGGGCTGCGTAGCGGTTGCGGATGCGGCTTTGGGTGAGCCCTTTTGCGCGGGCAAGCTGGACGTAGTCTTCGTTGACGGTTGTGATCATCATGTTGCGCATGCTGAACATCCAGCCGGCGAATCCGACGATGATCAACGTCGCAAAGGGCAGGACCGAGTGGTACAGCACGGAGCCGAGGAACGCGGGGTCGAAGAGGTTGATGGGTATCGAGTTGTCATATGACCCTTGATTGGGGAACCAGCCGTTGTCGTAGGCGAAGAACCAGACGATCAGCAGGCCGAGCCAGAAGGCGGGGATGGAGGAGAAGAACATGGATGCCGGGGTGACGATGGCGTCGAGGCGGCGGCCTGGCCTCCACCCGAGTCGGGCCCCGAGATACGTTCCGATGATCCAGCCCAGGATGGTGGATGCGATCGCAAGATAGAAGGTCCAGGGGATGGCTTTGCCGATCAACTCCGTGACCGTGAGTGGGTAGTACTGAACGGATCGTCCCAGGTCAAAGTGCAGCAGTTGCCAGATGTAGTCCCAAAACTGGAGCAGGATTGACCGGTCGGGATCGCCATATCGGGCTTTGATGAGCTGTAACTGATAGCCACTTGGCGGGGCGCCGGTCTTAGCCACGATGTCTCGGATCATCTGCGTGGCTGGGTCGCCGGGCATGAACCGCGGTAGGACGAAGTTCAATATGACAGCAGAGATTGCGACGATGATGTAGGTCACAAGCCTTTGGAATAGGAACCGTAGGCCGGCATGGCTGGCGCGGCCTTTGCGCCGCGGCGCGGTCTGTTCCGTCTGCCTGGGCACGTCGATGTTTGCCTCGGTGCGTTCGGTCTGCTGTAGCTCACCTGGACTGGTCACTTCTGCTCACCTCCCTGTGGACATTGGGATGACGCGCTCGATTGGCTCTGCAGTGAAGCCGATCGCTCAGGGCGTCCTTTCCGGGTAGTTTAGCGCTTCAGTTGGTGGGACTTACGCCACCGGGCGACCCGAGACCAGATTGAAACATCGGATCTATATTCAAGGTGGTTGTGACACGGATTGTCTGCACCCATGGCTCGCTAGGCGCTATGTCCGAGGTCAGGCGACTGTGTAGAAAAATTCTCGCGGTTCGGTCCACATATGTCTCATGGGGTTGGACATGGGTGGTCTGATGTCTACCGTGATGCTACTGTGACCATCGTCATTTATTGCTGATCCCGCTGTAGCAAAGGAGCTTGTGGCTATGAGCCCGTCCACGTCTGAATCCTCGCATTTCCGCCCCTCTCGCAGAGCGTTGATCGCCGGTGCATCCGGGGCGATTGCCGCGGCGATGGCCGGGGCTGGTCTCGCCATCGCAACCCCGCGCCCCACTCGCCCCGCCAATGCTGAGCTGCGTGC
Coding sequences within it:
- a CDS encoding MBL fold metallo-hydrolase is translated as MAGPIRLDHTVTSGTFTLDGETFNVDNNAWVIGDDDDCYVFDAPHDTQAVANLVGDRRVLGVLLTHAHDDHVACAPALADQFHAPLCLHPDDQPLWNLTHPNRPWDRDVRDGDEFPLGDDAVITVIHTPGHSPGSVCYYVPALSTIFSGDTLFQGGPGATGRSFSSRPTIERSIQERLFVLPSHTVVHTGHGEDTTIGEEKTAFVGERPD
- a CDS encoding S-(hydroxymethyl)mycothiol dehydrogenase, with amino-acid sequence MPWTVKGVVSRTAHEPTELVDILIPDPGPHDVVVDVLACGVCHTDLSYRNGAITDDYPFLLGHEAAGKVAHVGSQVSMVEVGDYVILNWRAVCGQCRACRKGVPEYCFSTHNASQPMTLTDGTELTAALGIGAFAEKTLVHEKQCTRVHDTAPPEVAGLLGCGVMAGIGAAVNTGAVQRGESVAVIGCGGVGDAAIAGAQLAGATTIIALDVDERKFAAACQVGATHTVNTAKMNPEQVAEAIRELTGGFGADVVIDAVARPETYRAAFYGRDLAGRVVLVGVPHPEAELTLPLADIFGRGGALKSSWYGDCLPERDFPYLIDLFLQGRLPLDTFVSETCSLHDVEDAFTKMHDGSVLRSVVMFD
- the pheS gene encoding phenylalanine--tRNA ligase subunit alpha, which encodes MRPPHTTEGPIIVTPSPDSTPSGEGGSAITPTSTPTHGGSFDTDITPEVIDAAVCAALADIEQASGTAELKTVRQRHIGDGSVLATAGRRIGALPKELKASVGKLVGQAKGRVNKALADRQAVLSRQEEEAALAAETVDVCLPTDRNPRGALHPLSILSDRIADFFVGLGWEIAEGPEIEAEWFNFDALNFDVDHPARQMQDTFYVASSTHQTGAAGGDGHNGRGAEVAQGADASGAAEQASGLVLRTHTSPVQARSLLERGVPLYIACPGRTFRTDELDATHTPVFHQVEGLAIDEGLTMANLKGTLDAFAAAMFGPGTLTRLRPSYFPFTEPSAEMDFRCFACTARNGLDHDAAPDCRVCGGTGWIEWGGCGMVNPAVLRACGIDPERYQGFAFGMGIERTLMLRNGVQDMHDMVEGDVRFSQHYGTEI
- a CDS encoding phenylalanine--tRNA ligase subunit beta; this encodes MPRIPLTWLADHVRLGEGARGSGQATAEAVAADLVSVGLEEEAIYGAQVTGPLVIGQVLDLVKEPQKNGKTINWCRVDVGPDHNHEHDNPKDPQPGDERPSRGIICGAHNFVPGDFVVVSLPGTVLPGPFPIAARKTYGHISDGMICSTAELGLGEDPEDGIIVLGRGIAEGMTAKPGDDAIALFGLGEEVVEINVTPDRGYCFSMRGVAREYSHATGAEFSDPVLSIDVPPAAGDSVPVELADEAPIREQDGCSQYIAQLVTGVNAKAPSPRWMQQRLTLAGMRPISLIVDVANYVMLDLGQPLHTFDAARLSAPIVVRRARVGEVLTTLDNVRRTLHPEDLVICDSEGGHGERVLAIAGVMGGASTEVTDETTDVLIEAATFSSFSIARSARRHKLPSEASKRFERGVDPALAEVAAIRAAQLIAEYGGGTVDATRTVVGSQRQPEPIDLDMKAAANLVGVEYSREEIVDSLRMLGCHIQAAPAADAPNDAGPGAEVSNHDSGSDQLHQIDVLRVTPPTWRPDLKHREDLIEEIARLNGYDRIPSVLPKAPAGGRGLTLAQRRRRTVALTLAEKGLTEVLSYPFTGEATFEALGYAEDDRRRDTVRLANPISEADGSMRTELLQTLLPVARLNIGRGADDVALFEIGLVSAPSSAGPVPSLEVAQRPSDEQLAQLAAAVPAQPRHLAAVIGGPTGKSSWYGPARVADWSDAVDAARRVLDSIGVVYDVVQTERAPWHPGRCAELRAQDGTVLGYAGELHPRVAKAFGLPHRTSACELSLDAAFAAAPDLVPAEPLSTYPVAKEDFAFVVDQTMPASAIEAAITAGIGDVLESVRLFDVYVGEQVGEGKKSLAFAVRLRSAEGTLTADQIGAARERCIRAVQAIGGVLRA
- a CDS encoding ABC transporter substrate-binding protein — its product is MTPQDPRSGLSRRRVLMLGAVAVTVPALAACGSSKDKGAAPSADSGAREMQGTINNDGVLTIGTQVSTSNMFPENFNSYGGGETAAGTSLFFETLFRISSKNGMKLVPHLAEKVVYTDGGKVATYTLRKGVTWNDGKPFTSKDVAFTYDFVFGPPSPEKNAEGTYEFLKSPIETPDEYTVVLHYNEPQYAEDLPLSLYYPIFPEHIYKNVDRKSFIDKNPVGTGPGKLKSFANQEITITIRDDYWGEKTKGVKEVRLVPAGQAGNIQSQISDGKVDWAEGGAPGLLNSFVPRDPHNGYRYYPDGSTRGIIMAAHRLPCSDVAVRKALRASVDMNIVAKAGGIDYTVPSITGLDPVIYKDMLLPEYQKPLTPDVEQAKKELKDAGWTIENGNLVKDGKSYPLQLHISNDNAVEMATMPVVCDQWKKNLGLDIKFTPLPKEVYGPAQSKGDYDLGLWTTNAAGGAFQAFAMYRLTKFYQVGDEKADGNYGRWKTPEAVSNAILEMMNTPLEDTKKLAELCQIVQKAIADEAPYIPVQNNGAGGMYSTKKWSGLKKADEIDYFPRITGWNNIIGTVRDFEPSKK
- a CDS encoding ABC transporter ATP-binding protein, producing the protein MTQSLTHEQSAASPRPEDQVPVLEARNVKLHFPGTDASGRKVTIRALDGVDLKLYPGQISALVGESGSGKTTIARLFALIYKATSGEILFNGKPIKIKGQRARRAYYRDVQLIYQDPFASLNGLKKNRTILSRVVKIHFPKLSRTAIKERLLELLGKVNMTPASRYLDRYPTDLSGGQRQRIAIARGLAVNPSVLLADEPTSMLDASIRLDVLNLLKDLRESENVAILYITHDIASARYLSDRINVMYGGKLVESGPTEDIISSPIHPYTSLLLNAAPDPARYKGSGKPITTRISDVQPVDNSIEVTSCRFASRCPLAMPKCTDSPLPKFDDRVSGRMVTCWLAENNPAFTRD